The following proteins are co-located in the Camelina sativa cultivar DH55 chromosome 12, Cs, whole genome shotgun sequence genome:
- the LOC104733083 gene encoding alkane hydroxylase MAH1-like, which translates to MRLYPPIPFQRKSAIKPDFLPSGHKVDADSTIIIFLYAMGRMRAIWGEDAAEFKPERWVSETGGLRHESSYKFFSFNAGPRACLGKHISMIQLKTVVLEILQDYDIEVLKEQKIEPYPGVILRMKNGLNVTVKNRC; encoded by the coding sequence ATGAGGCTTTACCCACCAATTCCGTTCCAGCGCAAGTCAGCAATCAAACCAGATTTTCTTCCAAGTGGGCATAAAGTGGATGCAGACTCAACGATCATTATCTTTCTCTATGCGATGGGGAGGATGAGAGCGATTTGGGGAGAAGACGCAGCAGAGTTCAAACCAGAGAGATGGGTTTCCGAAACCGGAGGATTAAGACATGAGTCTTCTTACAAGTTCTTTTCATTTAATGCCGGACCAAGAGCTTGTCTTGGTAAGCATATATCTATGATCCAGTTGAAAACGGTGGTTTTGGAGATATTACAAGACTATGACATTGAGGTCCTAAAGGAACAGAAGATTGAGCCATACCCTGGTGTTATTCTTCGTATGAAGAATGGGCTTAACGTCACAGTTAAGAATAGATGCTAA